Below is a genomic region from Dehalococcoides mccartyi.
ACTCATATCAGCCTGGTCTGTTTTTTCACCGCCTAGTGACAGAGCGGATAAGGTCAGTTTAGCCCTATCTGCGGTATAAAGGGCTATCAGCCCTTTGAGCACCCTGTTATAGAAAACAGGCTGGTAGTTGGCACCCTCAGGCAGTTCTTTAAAGCTTATCTGTTCGTGCAGAACTGGTGTCCTGTCTGCCTTTAGCAGGTAATGCAGTATCAGGGCTTCTTCACGCAGGGACAGGTCTGTATCAGGGCTAGTTACGGCTGCGTTTCGGGTGTCTACCTTTATCTTAAACCCGAAATATTCAAGCTGGATAAAGGGTGGCTGGAATACCGCACCTGAGTTTTGGCACATTTTATTAAAATCCTGCACGGCCAGAAAACGGCTGCGGTTAAGTTCAAGGGTGCGCTGGGTGGCCAGTTCAAAATTACGCTGGTTTGGCAGGCGGAAACCTTCTCCTAAATTCATCATTTAACCCTCCGGTTTATGTTAGGGTTTAAACTGCTTTAAATAGGCCGGTATATGAGCGGCTTCACGCGGACCGACCATTATCTCCCAACCGGATAATTCTTCTTCCAGACCTCCGCTTTCCATTGAAGCGTAGCCCGGTATAATCAGCTTGCGGTGGTTGATTTTAGCGGCAATGCCGCTGTTTTTTACAAATTTACCAATGGTATCAGCCCCGAATTTGCCTGCTGCCCAGGCGGTCATGACCGAAAGCCCTTCGGTGTCTTTTATCATCAGGTAACAGGGTACACGGCTGTTTTCCATCTCACCGGAGACAATAAAATATGTCAGCGAGAAATTGCAGGTAAGCATGACAGGTGAATTGGCATCCGGGGTGTTTATTTCATAAATACCCTCGGTAGTAGCCAAAGGCCGCTGGGGGTCGGTGTAAAGGTTCATACGTGTTACCAGCAAAGGGAACAGGGTTTCACCGCTAAAGTCAGACAGCACCAGTATACCTGCATATTTGGCAGTCAGTATGCCGGCAAAAAGTGATTCTTTCATGGGGTCTTGGGTCATCTGGCAGGGGAAATTGATGACCGAAAAACCCATGGGCCGGAATTTTTTCGAAATGGCTGAGCGTCTTATGGCAACGTTGTCAGATAAGGCCTGTTTTAAATTTTCGGCAGAGCTGTCCAGCACAATATCTTTTATTCCCAGTGATTGAAGTTTAACGCTAAGGTCAGCCAAATCTGCCAGGTTAGCCGCTTTGGCTACCAGCGGACAGTTGTATTTTTTAGCCAGCTCTGCCATTTCGCTGCTGTTTTCGGCTGTGGCGGCGTAAAGAAGCGGTTTGCGTTCAGCGCAAATCTTCAAAGATTCATCAAGTACGGCGGTATCAGCACACATCAGCATGAGGCTGGCCGGGCATTTTTCGGCGGCCAGTTTGACCAGCTTCAGGTATTTTTCACCTGAGCCGCTGTCTGCCCTGAGTGCCAGCATATCCGGCTTCAGAATAGCACCCACCCGTTTGTACTGAAAACGGTTGAAAGCGGCCAGTTTGGCATCCTGTTCCGTCTCGCTCAGGCTGTCTGAGATGAGCAGGGCAATACCCGGCTGGTGCTCAAAGCGTTTTTCATGGCGGTGCATGACAGTTTCGCCGCCGGTTTTAAAAGAGTAATCACCTGTACCTATGCTCACTGTCCTGACCGGGGGGGCGGAAGCTTCCTCCAGCTTTTGTTTGGCTTCTTCCGAAACGTAAGGGCAGGCAGAAAGTTCAGCCCGGCCTCCTGCCAGACTCATGGCGAATGCCAGACAAGTGGGTACGCCGCATTCGCCGCAATTGGTTCGGGGTAAAAATTTATAAATTTCTATACCGGTAGGTGACATAATATCAAACGGGCTCCTTTCTAGATAAGTGGCTCAAGGGTCAGCGCCGGGTGTTGTTTTTCTTCAAGGAAGGGGAGTATTTCTTCCTCGGTAGTGCCTACGCTTTCGTCTGCAATCCGCTCCAGCAAATCCGGTATGCCCAGTTCGGCGGCTCTGGCATTAAACCGTTCCCGTATCTCGTCTTTCAGGGATTTGGGCATCCATACCAGACGGAGCAGGCCGTTTTCGGCGGAGATAAATTTGCGTTGGGTAATATTGTATTTGCTGTGGCCCAGAAAACCGGGGGTGGTAATGCCCCCGCCGATAGTCCCGGCCAGAGTAGTAAATTTCATACCGCAGGGTGTCATCCCGGCATATTCGCGGTTTACGGTCATAACCCCGTTGCACAGAGGGAGTATGGACGCAATACACTCGCAGCAGCCGCAGGTGGTCATGGGGTCATGGATTATGCTGTAAAGATTATAATGGCTGACCACCCCGCCGGATGTTTTTTCTACAAACTGGTTTATACCTGACCATTGCCCAAGTTTAGCATCAATAACTGCCCCCTTGTTTACCGGCTGGTTGGGCCCTAAATTATTAATCTCATTGGAAGC
It encodes:
- a CDS encoding DUF3786 domain-containing protein → MMNLGEGFRLPNQRNFELATQRTLELNRSRFLAVQDFNKMCQNSGAVFQPPFIQLEYFGFKIKVDTRNAAVTSPDTDLSLREEALILHYLLKADRTPVLHEQISFKELPEGANYQPVFYNRVLKGLIALYTADRAKLTLSALSLGGEKTDQADMSFLFQALPRLPLWLVFWQGDDEFPPEGNIIFDRSISHYLDTEAITEICQNLGRRLTQ
- the acsC gene encoding acetyl-CoA decarbonylase/synthase complex subunit gamma, whose translation is MSPTGIEIYKFLPRTNCGECGVPTCLAFAMSLAGGRAELSACPYVSEEAKQKLEEASAPPVRTVSIGTGDYSFKTGGETVMHRHEKRFEHQPGIALLISDSLSETEQDAKLAAFNRFQYKRVGAILKPDMLALRADSGSGEKYLKLVKLAAEKCPASLMLMCADTAVLDESLKICAERKPLLYAATAENSSEMAELAKKYNCPLVAKAANLADLADLSVKLQSLGIKDIVLDSSAENLKQALSDNVAIRRSAISKKFRPMGFSVINFPCQMTQDPMKESLFAGILTAKYAGILVLSDFSGETLFPLLVTRMNLYTDPQRPLATTEGIYEINTPDANSPVMLTCNFSLTYFIVSGEMENSRVPCYLMIKDTEGLSVMTAWAAGKFGADTIGKFVKNSGIAAKINHRKLIIPGYASMESGGLEEELSGWEIMVGPREAAHIPAYLKQFKP